gcagaggaaaaaaatatggaatcactcaattctgaggaaaaaattatggaatcaccctgtaaattttcatcccccaaattaacacctgcatcaaatcagatctgctcattgacattgaccctatgccatgacatttaccctatgtgtctttttgctaggaatgtttttgcagtttttgctctatggcaagatgcattatcatcttgaaaaatgatttcatcatccccaaacatcctttcaattgtccaaaatatcaacataaacttgtgcatttattgatgaagtaatgacagccatctccccagtgcctttacctgacatgcagcccaatatcatcaatgactgtggaaatttacatgttcttttcaggcagtcatctttataaatctcattggaaaggcaccaaacaaaagttccagcatcatcaccttgcccaatgcagattcgagattcatcactgaatatgactttcatccagtcatccacagtccacaattgcttttccttagcccattgtaaccttgtttttttctgtttaggtgttaatgatgccttttgtttagcttttctgtatgtaaatcccatttcctttaggcagtttcttacagttcggtcacagacgttgactccagtttcctcccattcgttcctcatttgttttgttgtacatttttcgatttttgaaacatattgctttaaattttctgtcttgacgctttgtcttccttggtctaccagtatgtttgcctttaacaaccttcccatgttgtttgtatttggtccagagtttagacacaactgactgtgaacaaccaacatcttttgcaacattgcgtgatgatttactctcttttaagagtttgataatcctctcctttgtttcaattgacatctctcgtgttggagccatgattcatgtcagtccacttggtgcaacagctctccaaggtgtgttcactcctttttagatgcagactaatgagcagatctgatatgatgcaggtgttagttttggggatgaaaatttacagggtgattccataattttttcctcagaattgagtgattccatattttttcctctgcttggtttaaaaaagtaaccgttactgactgccacaatctttttttcttgatttcttatagtgtttcttaaagccagaaagttgccatttgactttagttttgtgtcatgtctgtgatctgctttttttctacaaaattaaacaactgaatgaacatcctccgaggccggtgattccataatttttccaggggttgtagatctagTCTAAAGGCAAAACAATCATAAACAACCTCGAAATGGTGGTAGGGTAaaaacagtagattttcaatgcgacaccactcaatcaaatgggcgtatgaaaaagtcccccaaaataattgtcaagcaaaaataaaagaaatgtgtactcaccaaacgtaccgcaagacaatatgaagtttttaaaaaaagtcgatccttccgtataagacaataaaaaagtGCTTTTACGAgtataagagatgcaaactgatgtaaatccacaaattacagttggcatgcacaatgcatgctgggatagtgtctTCTCTCTGGCGTCCCTTTTGTTTTTCTCCCTGGGTTACATCACAGAAATGAGACATTCCGTATTTCCATTCTGTTGTACAGCATGGCAGACAGTTGTGGGACTTGCAATGTTATTGtttgtggtggtgggggtggtgtCCTTTCAGCACCtcctgttttgttcagggtcaccacaggggATCCAGCgtggatccgcattgatatttggtacaagttttgcaCCTGAtggaactccagtttcacctgtagAAAGGGACACAACCCCCGGTCTTCCAGAAATGTCCCCCATATAAGTACTAACCAGTATCCGCTCTGTTTAGCCTCTCAGACCTGATGGCACCAGGACCAGGCCTACACAGAGACCGACTGGGTACAACTGTGGGACTCAGAATATTTAACATAAAACTTCAACCATATTTTACTATACGAGTAAAAGGGAAACAATTTTGCACATGCGTCTTATTGCCTTTGTCAAGGTTAGAGTTTTCATTCCTGTGAGTTTGTTAGATTGTGAGTAGAATAACAAACAAGATGAAATTAATGGATTTTATGAAGATTTGGTGGTGAGAGAGGTCTTGGGTCAAGGAAGaactgggcagcgcagtcttgtttgagggctggCGCTAAAGGCTTAAAATATGACGCAATAATTGTATATCTGGGGACAGCCCTtgtatgtccccatcagaaacatggcactttctctgagttttggggcaaattacagggcaaagaaaaagtgacaatgcggtggaaagcggatgtgttgtggtttgtttatgacccagagatcaaacatgtcgaggtgattttgcaggtgagagaacggagctactctgctcccatttgcctcatcttcactTCTCCACTGGGGgccgaaaaaaactgcactttttgtaactgcttcagtgactgcagccgaaaaaacaaaacagtacaccattttgtgTACTTATGTTGtgcaatggcaggctgtccccggtagcggtcaaatcccacaatagcATGCACgagttcaaacaagactgtgctgccctattaatAAAATGTTTTGCAGATACAGATCAAAAGGTGGATGTTGCCTTTGTGCTTTGATCTTTGTTCTGATGCCATTTATTCATATTCCTTTGATCCTCATTCTGCCTTTCATTATGATTTTGATTACAATACTGAATCACAGCATCATATCAGGATCAGGGTTATTCTGTTTATGATCAATCCTACAGACAGACAAAACGGCAGCAAAAATGTCCTTTAATGAAGGTAATAGATCTAagttcaggatcaaaggaatgtgatcaggatcaaagaaagtGAGCTGTCAGCAGGGACCCTGAGCAAAGGCCTGTAGAAATTTCTCTCTTTGATCCTGAATTTCAATCTTTCAAATTTTAGTGTCGGTGTGTGCTTTTTGAATTCCATTCTAGTCATTGTATAGCTTTGCTTTTTTTGTGCTCAGATTGCTGTAAAGAAGgaatatatttgtgtgttctAATTCACTGTATTTTTATATAACCTCAAAGTAGATAGTCCATCTATATGCAGATAAACAgatgaatttcaatttatttatttgataaaaCAAGAATTCAAGGTCACCATTATTAGACTTAATATTTTCAGAATACAATAACCTTTAATGTAAAGttggtttatttttaataacctgtgataatgaacaaaaaaataaattaaatctgcTGAGTTTTGATTGGCTGTTGAAGGAGACTTGTGATGATGTAAGCGCATAGATCACATATAAAAAGTTGATGATGAGCCAACGATTGAGTCATAATGTGTTTTTTCCCCACAGAGGCTTCATGATGATGAGGTCGGAACAAAGCAGAAAGCAAAAgatataataataaatgtatttaaagTGTTTTTAAATTCACTGATTGCATACAGGTAAGAGAGCTGCCACACATTTACTGTGCACTTGgaggatatttttttaatgttctgacaggttattttttttactatttaaaTCTCTTGGAATTGCTGGACTGGTGTCTTGCAGGAGTCTCATCCTGGACAGGTTTCAACATCCAGGATGAAGTCGTAGATTGAATGCATAACGTTAATGTTTTATATGAACTGCTTTCACAGATGCTGCACAAGCCCTTGAATCATGAACAACACAACAGCGAGCCAGATGCTGCCGTTGCACACGCCGGTCAAAGTCTTTCTGTCTGTAGTCCCGTGCCTTCTCTTCCTGTACGTAAACGGAGTCATGCTGGTGGCCTTGCTGAGGAAGCCTCTGCTGCTGGAGTCTTCACGTTATGTTCTGTTCGCCCATTTGCTCTTAACCGACTCTTTGCAGCTTGTTGTGGCCATGTTGCTTTACATATTTGCTGCAGCCAAGGTCACAATGCTCCATTACATGTGCATGTTCCTCACCCTGCTTGCAATCGTCTTTGTTAAAATGTCTCCCCTCAACCTCACCATCATGTCTTTGGAGAGGTATGTCGCCATCTGTTTCCCGCTGAGGCATTCGGAGGTTACCACCACCCGGAGGACAGGTGTCGCCATCGGGGTCATGTGGGCCGTGGTCTCTTTAGACGCTCTTGTGCAGCTGTTCGTGTTCATCAGTCTCAAACACACGCATTTCACTGTGCAGGTTTTCTGCAGCACACAATCCATGTTCATGCTGCAGAGTCACATGACCTTATACAGTACACTgacattgttgtattttgtgttaGTCAGCATGATTATCATTTATACATACATAGCTGTCTTAGTTACGGTGAAGTCAGCCTCGTCTAAAGTCGGGTGTAAAGGCGCTAAAGCCTTAAAGACCATCCTGCTGCACCTCCTGCAGCTGTGCCTGTGCCTCCTTACCACTCTGTTCAATATGATCAACTCTGAGGGTGTCTGGAAATCGTTACACGGTATACAGGCCATTCATGTTCAGTATATCCTCTTTTTAAGCCTCCTCATTTTTCCTAAATGTCTCAGCCCGCTTATATACGGCCTCCGAGATGATGCCTTCAGGCGTGTCTTCAAGTATTATTTCACATTTGGTCTCAAAACTGCAGTTTGTCCATTACCTAAGTCACAGCATTTGAAATGAGTGTGTGTGGGTGGCCGGGGGGGGGTAAGAGAGAGACAATGAATTTATTCTGTTCTAATTGGTTAAAAATGTTcttaataaatgtatttttattattctCTTCAAATTTGTAACCCCTCACCTCTGTCTCGTTCTCATTTCCACCACATACAACTCTATTCTCCTGCACTCCCTTCAGGGCCCATGTCTCAGCCCACTACAGCTTTGTTAGATGTACCATAACCACTGTCACATAAATCCTCGAGTGGTTTGTCCAATAACAGATGGGTCACAGTGGGTTTGATCTCCAGTTCTTGTAGAGTGTTTTCACTACCCCAAAAACCAATCAACTGATCAAGCTTGGAGCACATTACTAATGTCTGCCCCAAACAGATGTGGGGAAAAGATGCAGAAAAAAGGGAAGTTATTAACACAATATGGCAACAAAAAAGATGAACAATTTTCATGTATTTTTTAAAGTAATTCCAACTCAGGTATTACTGACTAAATGCCTTGGAACTTTTATAGCAAGACTAATTCAAGCTTAGTAAAGCATTTAGTTAAGTGGTTTAGAAGTTTTTTGACTTccaaattatttcatttagttTGTTCTAAATTTCCTATTTCACTTAGATTCTACTCAATAATGTCCATACAATacttaatatttaatatttttgagGATTAGTAATTCATTTCACTTAAATTGAAATAAAGTACACATTGCAATTCCACTTTTGTGATCAAATATGACTTCAcaaacattgttttttgttttgtttttaaatcttgaaCATTTTTGTATCAACATCTTGCAACAACTTATCAGTTTATGTTACCATTGGTTACGATGTGTACATGTAGAACAAAAACCTTTCATGCTAAAAGGCGGTTAAATTTTACCTATACACACTAACcccatgaaaacttttttttttagtgtccAGCACATTCTGTTACGTAAATAAAAATTTGTTCTAAACACTACTATGTATTTAATGTTTGTTGTTCTTTGTTAGCAGTTGATGGTTataaaatggaacaaatattGCTTAAAAAGACGAACCAATTAAACATGGGTAAAGATCTGGATACTTTAATTAGCTTTGTGTTTTAGAATCAGACCCATGGAGAAAATGTATGCGCTCATGGGTGTAATAATAGAATTGTGGTTCCTGGTTCTATCTATTCTATTTCTAAATCtctaaatctatttaagcataaaaattcaaaaagaaaaaataatagagcaccttcaactgcaccacagactaaaacagttaaatgtgctctattaaacattaggtctctctcttctaagtcccttttagtaaatgatataataattgatcaacatattgatttattctgccttacagaaacctggttacagcaggatgaatatgttagtttaaatgagtcaacacccccgagtcacactaactgtcagaatgctcgtagcacgggccgaggcggaggattagcagcaatcttccactccagctttttaattaatcaaaaacccagacagagctttaattcatttgaaagcttgactcagtcttgtccatccaaattggaagtcccaaaaaccagttttatttgttgttatctatcgtcctcctggtcgttactgtgagtttctctgtgaattttcagaccttttgtctgacttagtgcttagctcagataagataattatagtgggcgattttaacatccacacagatgctgagaatgacagcctcaacactgcatttaatctattattagactcaattggctttgctcaaaatgtaaatgagtccactcaccactttaatcatatcttagatcttgttctgacttatggtatggaaattgaagacttaacagtattccctgaaaactcccttctgtctgatcatttcttaataacatttacatttactctgatggactacccagcagtggggaataagtttcattacgctagaagtctttcagaaagcgctgtaactaggtttaaggatatgattccttctttatgttctctaatgccatataccaacacagtgcagagtagctacctaaactctgtaagtgagatagagtatctcgtcaatagttttacatcctcattgaagacaactttggatgctgtagctcctctgaaaaagagagttttaaatcagaagtgcctgactccatggtataactcacaaactcgcagcttaaagcagataacctgtaagttggagaggaaatggcgtctcactaatttagaagatcttcacttagcctggaaaaagtctgttgctctataaaaaaagccctccgtaaagctaggacatcttactactcatcactaattgaagaaaataagaaccccaggtttcttttcagcactgtagccaggctgacaaagagtcagagctctattgagccgagtattcctttaactttaactagtaatgacttcatgactttctttgctaataaaatttaactattagagaaaaaattactcataaccatcccaaagacgtatcgttatctttggctgctttcagtgatgccggtatttggttagactctttctctcagattgttctgtctcagttattttcattagttacttcatccaaaccatcaacatgtctattagaccccattcctaccaggctgctcaaggaagccctaccattatttaatgcttcgatcttaaatatgatcaatctatctttattaattggctatgtaccacaggcttttaaggtggcagtaattaaaccattacttaaaaagccatcacttgacccagctatcttagttaattataggccaatctccaaccttccttttctctcaaaaattcttgaaagggtagttgtaaaacagctaactgatcatctgcagaggaatggtctatttgaagagtttcagtcaggttttagaattcatcatagtacagaaacagcattagtgaaggttacaaatgatcttcttatggcctcagacagtggactcatctctgtgcttgttctgttagacctcagtgctgcttttgatactgttgaccataaaattttattacagagattagagcatgccataggtattaaaggcactgcagtggtttgaatcatatttatctaatagattataatttgttcatgtaaatggggaatcttcttcacagactaaggttaattatggagttccacaaggttctgtgctaggaccaattttattcactttatacatgcttcctttaggcagtattattagacggcatttcttaaattttcactgttacgcagatgatacccagctttatctatccatgaagccagaggacacacaccaattagctaaactg
This genomic window from Thalassophryne amazonica chromosome 9, fThaAma1.1, whole genome shotgun sequence contains:
- the LOC117517981 gene encoding odorant receptor 131-2-like, whose protein sequence is MNNTTASQMLPLHTPVKVFLSVVPCLLFLYVNGVMLVALLRKPLLLESSRYVLFAHLLLTDSLQLVVAMLLYIFAAAKVTMLHYMCMFLTLLAIVFVKMSPLNLTIMSLERYVAICFPLRHSEVTTTRRTGVAIGVMWAVVSLDALVQLFVFISLKHTHFTVQVFCSTQSMFMLQSHMTLYSTLTLLYFVLVSMIIIYTYIAVLVTVKSASSKVGCKGAKALKTILLHLLQLCLCLLTTLFNMINSEGVWKSLHGIQAIHVQYILFLSLLIFPKCLSPLIYGLRDDAFRRVFKYYFTFGLKTAVCPLPKSQHLK